From the genome of Biomphalaria glabrata chromosome 17, xgBioGlab47.1, whole genome shotgun sequence, one region includes:
- the LOC106063780 gene encoding protein Mpv17-like, translating into MVTRLWQGYSRLLKMYPLRTMAFTTGTIMTAGDCISQLAIERKGLQQYDLKRSSRFLVLGFCFFGPMMRGWYLTLDKLYAGKKFAAIKMMATDQLCMSPFFLSTFLTVMGLLKGETIQEIKNKFQKEFLPLLFTSYKIWPLAQLINFYVLPLQHRVLFVNCVALGWNTYLAWVTERKQ; encoded by the exons ATGGTAACTCGATTATGGCAGGGCTATTCACGGCTACTAAAGATGTACCCTTTACGAACTATGGCTTTCACAACTG GTACAATTATGACTGCTGGAGATTGTATCAGCCAGCTAGCTATAGAGAGAAAAGGACTTCAGCAATATGACTTGAAAAGAAGTAGCAGGTTTTTGGTTCTTGGATTCTGTTTTTTT GGTCCAATGATGAGAGGATGGTATCTAACACTGGATAAATTATAtgctggtaaaaagtttgctgCTATCAAAATGATGGCAACTGATCAA cTGTGTATGTCTCCATTTTTTCTGTCCACATTTCTGACAGTAATGGGATTATTAAAAGGAGAAACAATTCaagaaatcaaaaacaaatttcaaaag GAGTTTTTGCCTCTCCTCTTCACAAGTTATAAA atttgGCCACTGGCtcaattaatcaatttttatgTATTGCCTTTACAACATAG ggtgcTATTTGTAAATTGTGTAGCTCTTGGTTGGAACACATATCTGGCATGGGTAACAGAGCGAAAGCAATAG